The Megalops cyprinoides isolate fMegCyp1 chromosome 12, fMegCyp1.pri, whole genome shotgun sequence genome contains a region encoding:
- the erg28 gene encoding ergosterol biosynthetic protein 28 homolog, whose product MSRFLNVLRSWLVMVSVIAMGNTVQSFRDHSFLSEKLYTGTPEFVNGLQARTFGIWTLLSSIIRCACAIDIQNKTLYHITLWTFVLALGHFLSEAFVYKTAPLTIGVMAPLIVASVSILGMLIGFQCIAEPQEVMGARQKKRN is encoded by the exons atgagCCGGTTTCTGAACGTGCTGCGGAGTTGGCTGGTGATGGTGTCAGTCATCGCCATGGGGAACACGGTACAGAGCTTCCGGGATCACAGCTTCCTCTCAGAGAAACTGTACACTGGAACCCCAGAGTTCG TAAACGGCCTCCAGGCGCGAACCTTCGGAATCTGGACCTTGCTGTCGTCCATCATTCGCTGCGCCTGTGCCATCGATATACAGAACAAAAC GCTCTATCATATCACGTTGTGGACATTTGTTCTGGCACTGGGACACTTCCTCTCCGAGGCCTTCGTTTACAAAACGGCACCGCTGACAATTGGTGTTATGGCACCTCTCATTGTAGCAA GTGTCTCCATCTTGGGCATGCTGATTGGGTTCCAGTGCATCGCTGAACCGCAGGAAGTCATGGGAGCACGGCAGAAGAAACGGAACTGA